The proteins below are encoded in one region of Pangasianodon hypophthalmus isolate fPanHyp1 chromosome 6, fPanHyp1.pri, whole genome shotgun sequence:
- the gramd1bb gene encoding protein Aster-B isoform X8, giving the protein MVEKGSEHSDTSKSPSTPEQLVTRTYSAQSTRSSSKNSKKSQSWYNVLSPTYKQRNEDFRKLFKQLPDTERLIVDYSCALQRDILLQGRLYLSENWICFYSNIFRWETLLTVRLKDICSMTKEKTARLIPNAIQVCTDTEKHFFTSFGARDRTYMMMFRLWQNALLDKPLCPKELWHFVHQCYGNELGLTSDDEDYVPPDDDFNTMGYSEEIPTEENEVSNDNSSKSSIENKQDSSPQSHKRSITHSTITSTPSSTDLPLSFGIAPEEYTDCLPDPELLTLPLLAVERSCESAEGQLGPVSSPSLDFNDNEDIPTELSDSSDTHDEEVEVQAFHDDLNGRQYINEVYKFSVDKMYSFLFTESQFMADFMEQRRFTDVVFQPWRKEEAGNQRREIMYTISLSNPLAPKTANVSETQTLYKASQENVCYIIDAEVVTHDVPYHDYFYTLNRYTLTRVAKNKCRLRVSTELRYRKQPWGLVKGFIEKNFWSGLEENFRSLELELTKAEDLLLEAHGPSPKTKALKNSTLRRRKRPLPHLRTPHLEETLSPVTTPTDEEVIHRIKHVSGSTQTRHIPEHTLGGGAFCKISKLLLIISFVLVLLVFLNMMLFYKLWMLEYSAQSLMTWQGLRLDESKLPQTQVEWAQLLESQQRFHEAELQKWREIIKSSVLLLDQMKDSLLSLQRGVTFRDYGSDSEEKRTHYH; this is encoded by the exons GTTCTCAGTCCCACCTACAAGCAGCGAAATGAAGACTTCAGGAAGCTCTTCAAACAGCTCCCAGATACGGAGCGCCTCATTGTGG ACTACTCCTGTGCTCTGCAGAGGGACATCCTCCTGCAGGGCAGACTCTACCTCTCAGAAAACTGGAtctgtttctatagcaacatcTTTCGCTGGGAGACACTA ctgacGGTGCGTCTGAAGGATATTTGCTCCATgacaaaagaaaagacagcaCGTCTCATTCCCAATGCCATCCAAGTGTGCACAGACACTGAGAAG CACTTTTTCACATCGTTCGGGGCGAGGGACAGGACATACATGATGATGTTCCGGCTCTGGCAGAATGCTCTGCTGGATAAG CCCCTGTGTCCTAAGGAACTGTGGCACTTTGTCCATCAGTGCTATGGTAATGAGCTCGGGCTGACCAGTGACGATGAGGACTACGTCCCCCCGGACGATGACTTTAACACTATGGG ttacTCTGAAGAGATCCCCACTGAAGAAAACGAGGTCAGTAATGATAACTCATCTAAGAGCAGCATAGAGAATAAGCAGGACAGCAGCCCTCAATCACACAAGAGATCAATCACCCACTCCACTATCACGTCCACGCCCAGCAGCACAGATCTGCCTCTGtct TTTGGCATTGCTCCTGAGGAGTACACAGACTGTCTGCCGGACCCGGAGCTCTTGACGTTGCCTCTGCTGGCTGTTGAGAGGAGCTGCGAGTCTGCAGAGGGACAGCTGGGTCCAGTGTCCTCACCCTCTCTCGACTTCAACGATAATGAAGACATACCGACTGAGCTCAGCGACTCTTCTGACACACACGATGAAG AAGTGGAGGTGCAGGCATTCCACGATGACCTTAACGGGCGTCAGTACATTAACGAGGTGTATAAGTTCAGCGTGGATAAGATGTACTCGTTCCTCTTCACCGAGTCGCAGTTCATGGCTGACTTCATGGAGCAGCGCAGATTCACAG atgtagtGTTTCAGCCATGGAGGAAAGAGGAAGCAGGGAACCAGAGGAGAGAGATCATGTACACCATCTCACTCTCCAACCCACTAGCTCCCAAAACAGCCAACGTCAGTGAGACTCAG ACTCTGTACAAAGCCAGCCAGGAGAACGTGTGTTACATCATCGATGCGGAAGTTGTCACTCATGATGTTCCTTATCATGACTATTTCTACACACTCAACCGCTACACACTCACCCGTGTGGCCAAGAACAAGTGTCGGCTCAG GGTTTCTACAGAGCTGCGCTACAGGAAGCAGCCATGGGGACTGGTGAAAGGTTTCATCGAGAAGAACTTCTGGAGTGGACTGGAGGAGAACTTCAGGAGCCTCG AACTTGAGCTGACGAAAGCTGAGGACCTCCTGTTAGAAGCACATGGGCCATCTCCGAAAACCAAAGCCCTGAAAAACTCCACCCTGAGGCGGAGAAAAAGGCCCCTCCCACACTTGCGCACACCTCACTTGGAGGAAACCCTTAGCCCTGTGACCACACCCACTGATGAGGAGGTCATTCATAGAATCAAACATGTATCAG GCTCCACACAAACAAGACACATTCCTGAACACACCCTCGGGGGCGGAGCCTTCTGTAAAATCTCCAAATTGCTGCTTATTATCAGTTTCGT CCTGGTGCTGCTGGTTTTCCTGAACATGATGCTCTTCTATAAGCTGTGGATGCTGGAGTACTCCGCTCAGAGCCTAATGACCTGGCAAGGCCTACGTTTGGATGAGAG taaattACCACAGACGCAGGTGGAGTGGGCTCAACTTCTAGAGTCTCAGCAGCGCTTCCATGAAGCCGAACtacagaaatggagagagatcATCAAATCATCAGTTCTGCTGCTAGACCAG ATGAAGGACTCGTTACTGAGTCTGCAGAGAGGTGTAACTTTTAGAGACTATGGCTCAGACTCAGAAGAAAAGCGGACTCATTACCATTGA
- the gramd1bb gene encoding protein Aster-B isoform X2, translating to MVEKGSEHSDTSKSPSTPEQLVTRTYSAQSTRSSSKNSKKSQSWYNVLSPTYKQRNEDFRKLFKQLPDTERLIVDYSCALQRDILLQGRLYLSENWICFYSNIFRWETLLTVRLKDICSMTKEKTARLIPNAIQVCTDTEKHFFTSFGARDRTYMMMFRLWQNALLDKPLCPKELWHFVHQCYGNELGLTSDDEDYVPPDDDFNTMGYSEEIPTEENEVSNDNSSKSSIENKQDSSPQSHKRSITHSTITSTPSSTDLPLSFGIAPEEYTDCLPDPELLTLPLLAVERSCESAEGQLGPVSSPSLDFNDNEDIPTELSDSSDTHDEEVEVQAFHDDLNGRQYINEVYKFSVDKMYSFLFTESQFMADFMEQRRFTDVVFQPWRKEEAGNQRREIMYTISLSNPLAPKTANVSETQTLYKASQENVCYIIDAEVVTHDVPYHDYFYTLNRYTLTRVAKNKCRLRVSTELRYRKQPWGLVKGFIEKNFWSGLEENFRSLELELTKAEDLLLEAHGPSPKTKALKNSTLRRRKRPLPHLRTPHLEETLSPVTTPTDEEVIHRIKHVSAGSTQTRHIPEHTLGGGAFCKISKLLLIISFVLVLLVFLNMMLFYKLWMLEYSAQSLMTWQGLRLDESKLPQTQVEWAQLLESQQRFHEAELQKWREIIKSSVLLLDQMKDSLLSLQRGVTFRDYGSDSEEKRTHYH from the exons GTTCTCAGTCCCACCTACAAGCAGCGAAATGAAGACTTCAGGAAGCTCTTCAAACAGCTCCCAGATACGGAGCGCCTCATTGTGG ACTACTCCTGTGCTCTGCAGAGGGACATCCTCCTGCAGGGCAGACTCTACCTCTCAGAAAACTGGAtctgtttctatagcaacatcTTTCGCTGGGAGACACTA ctgacGGTGCGTCTGAAGGATATTTGCTCCATgacaaaagaaaagacagcaCGTCTCATTCCCAATGCCATCCAAGTGTGCACAGACACTGAGAAG CACTTTTTCACATCGTTCGGGGCGAGGGACAGGACATACATGATGATGTTCCGGCTCTGGCAGAATGCTCTGCTGGATAAG CCCCTGTGTCCTAAGGAACTGTGGCACTTTGTCCATCAGTGCTATGGTAATGAGCTCGGGCTGACCAGTGACGATGAGGACTACGTCCCCCCGGACGATGACTTTAACACTATGGG ttacTCTGAAGAGATCCCCACTGAAGAAAACGAGGTCAGTAATGATAACTCATCTAAGAGCAGCATAGAGAATAAGCAGGACAGCAGCCCTCAATCACACAAGAGATCAATCACCCACTCCACTATCACGTCCACGCCCAGCAGCACAGATCTGCCTCTGtct TTTGGCATTGCTCCTGAGGAGTACACAGACTGTCTGCCGGACCCGGAGCTCTTGACGTTGCCTCTGCTGGCTGTTGAGAGGAGCTGCGAGTCTGCAGAGGGACAGCTGGGTCCAGTGTCCTCACCCTCTCTCGACTTCAACGATAATGAAGACATACCGACTGAGCTCAGCGACTCTTCTGACACACACGATGAAG AAGTGGAGGTGCAGGCATTCCACGATGACCTTAACGGGCGTCAGTACATTAACGAGGTGTATAAGTTCAGCGTGGATAAGATGTACTCGTTCCTCTTCACCGAGTCGCAGTTCATGGCTGACTTCATGGAGCAGCGCAGATTCACAG atgtagtGTTTCAGCCATGGAGGAAAGAGGAAGCAGGGAACCAGAGGAGAGAGATCATGTACACCATCTCACTCTCCAACCCACTAGCTCCCAAAACAGCCAACGTCAGTGAGACTCAG ACTCTGTACAAAGCCAGCCAGGAGAACGTGTGTTACATCATCGATGCGGAAGTTGTCACTCATGATGTTCCTTATCATGACTATTTCTACACACTCAACCGCTACACACTCACCCGTGTGGCCAAGAACAAGTGTCGGCTCAG GGTTTCTACAGAGCTGCGCTACAGGAAGCAGCCATGGGGACTGGTGAAAGGTTTCATCGAGAAGAACTTCTGGAGTGGACTGGAGGAGAACTTCAGGAGCCTCG AACTTGAGCTGACGAAAGCTGAGGACCTCCTGTTAGAAGCACATGGGCCATCTCCGAAAACCAAAGCCCTGAAAAACTCCACCCTGAGGCGGAGAAAAAGGCCCCTCCCACACTTGCGCACACCTCACTTGGAGGAAACCCTTAGCCCTGTGACCACACCCACTGATGAGGAGGTCATTCATAGAATCAAACATGTATCAG CAGGCTCCACACAAACAAGACACATTCCTGAACACACCCTCGGGGGCGGAGCCTTCTGTAAAATCTCCAAATTGCTGCTTATTATCAGTTTCGT CCTGGTGCTGCTGGTTTTCCTGAACATGATGCTCTTCTATAAGCTGTGGATGCTGGAGTACTCCGCTCAGAGCCTAATGACCTGGCAAGGCCTACGTTTGGATGAGAG taaattACCACAGACGCAGGTGGAGTGGGCTCAACTTCTAGAGTCTCAGCAGCGCTTCCATGAAGCCGAACtacagaaatggagagagatcATCAAATCATCAGTTCTGCTGCTAGACCAG ATGAAGGACTCGTTACTGAGTCTGCAGAGAGGTGTAACTTTTAGAGACTATGGCTCAGACTCAGAAGAAAAGCGGACTCATTACCATTGA
- the gramd1bb gene encoding protein Aster-B isoform X6, producing MEFMMEDSQRDWETLLELEETLARWLLQGSALAYGLPWSSMETQSEEEEEEDEDIPAVLSPTYKQRNEDFRKLFKQLPDTERLIVDYSCALQRDILLQGRLYLSENWICFYSNIFRWETLLTVRLKDICSMTKEKTARLIPNAIQVCTDTEKHFFTSFGARDRTYMMMFRLWQNALLDKPLCPKELWHFVHQCYGNELGLTSDDEDYVPPDDDFNTMGYSEEIPTEENEVSNDNSSKSSIENKQDSSPQSHKRSITHSTITSTPSSTDLPLSFGIAPEEYTDCLPDPELLTLPLLAVERSCESAEGQLGPVSSPSLDFNDNEDIPTELSDSSDTHDEEVEVQAFHDDLNGRQYINEVYKFSVDKMYSFLFTESQFMADFMEQRRFTDVVFQPWRKEEAGNQRREIMYTISLSNPLAPKTANVSETQTLYKASQENVCYIIDAEVVTHDVPYHDYFYTLNRYTLTRVAKNKCRLRVSTELRYRKQPWGLVKGFIEKNFWSGLEENFRSLELELTKAEDLLLEAHGPSPKTKALKNSTLRRRKRPLPHLRTPHLEETLSPVTTPTDEEVIHRIKHVSAGSTQTRHIPEHTLGGGAFCKISKLLLIISFVLVLLVFLNMMLFYKLWMLEYSAQSLMTWQGLRLDESKLPQTQVEWAQLLESQQRFHEAELQKWREIIKSSVLLLDQMKDSLLSLQRGVTFRDYGSDSEEKRTHYH from the exons ATGGAGTTTATGATGGAGGACTCTCAGAGGGACTGGGAAACCTTACTGGAGCTGGAGGAAACTCTTGCCAGGTGGCTGCTGCAGGGCTCAGCTTTGGCTTATGGCCTGCCTTGGAGCTCCATGGAAACCCAgtcagaggaggaggaagaggaagacgaGGACATCCCGGCT GTTCTCAGTCCCACCTACAAGCAGCGAAATGAAGACTTCAGGAAGCTCTTCAAACAGCTCCCAGATACGGAGCGCCTCATTGTGG ACTACTCCTGTGCTCTGCAGAGGGACATCCTCCTGCAGGGCAGACTCTACCTCTCAGAAAACTGGAtctgtttctatagcaacatcTTTCGCTGGGAGACACTA ctgacGGTGCGTCTGAAGGATATTTGCTCCATgacaaaagaaaagacagcaCGTCTCATTCCCAATGCCATCCAAGTGTGCACAGACACTGAGAAG CACTTTTTCACATCGTTCGGGGCGAGGGACAGGACATACATGATGATGTTCCGGCTCTGGCAGAATGCTCTGCTGGATAAG CCCCTGTGTCCTAAGGAACTGTGGCACTTTGTCCATCAGTGCTATGGTAATGAGCTCGGGCTGACCAGTGACGATGAGGACTACGTCCCCCCGGACGATGACTTTAACACTATGGG ttacTCTGAAGAGATCCCCACTGAAGAAAACGAGGTCAGTAATGATAACTCATCTAAGAGCAGCATAGAGAATAAGCAGGACAGCAGCCCTCAATCACACAAGAGATCAATCACCCACTCCACTATCACGTCCACGCCCAGCAGCACAGATCTGCCTCTGtct TTTGGCATTGCTCCTGAGGAGTACACAGACTGTCTGCCGGACCCGGAGCTCTTGACGTTGCCTCTGCTGGCTGTTGAGAGGAGCTGCGAGTCTGCAGAGGGACAGCTGGGTCCAGTGTCCTCACCCTCTCTCGACTTCAACGATAATGAAGACATACCGACTGAGCTCAGCGACTCTTCTGACACACACGATGAAG AAGTGGAGGTGCAGGCATTCCACGATGACCTTAACGGGCGTCAGTACATTAACGAGGTGTATAAGTTCAGCGTGGATAAGATGTACTCGTTCCTCTTCACCGAGTCGCAGTTCATGGCTGACTTCATGGAGCAGCGCAGATTCACAG atgtagtGTTTCAGCCATGGAGGAAAGAGGAAGCAGGGAACCAGAGGAGAGAGATCATGTACACCATCTCACTCTCCAACCCACTAGCTCCCAAAACAGCCAACGTCAGTGAGACTCAG ACTCTGTACAAAGCCAGCCAGGAGAACGTGTGTTACATCATCGATGCGGAAGTTGTCACTCATGATGTTCCTTATCATGACTATTTCTACACACTCAACCGCTACACACTCACCCGTGTGGCCAAGAACAAGTGTCGGCTCAG GGTTTCTACAGAGCTGCGCTACAGGAAGCAGCCATGGGGACTGGTGAAAGGTTTCATCGAGAAGAACTTCTGGAGTGGACTGGAGGAGAACTTCAGGAGCCTCG AACTTGAGCTGACGAAAGCTGAGGACCTCCTGTTAGAAGCACATGGGCCATCTCCGAAAACCAAAGCCCTGAAAAACTCCACCCTGAGGCGGAGAAAAAGGCCCCTCCCACACTTGCGCACACCTCACTTGGAGGAAACCCTTAGCCCTGTGACCACACCCACTGATGAGGAGGTCATTCATAGAATCAAACATGTATCAG CAGGCTCCACACAAACAAGACACATTCCTGAACACACCCTCGGGGGCGGAGCCTTCTGTAAAATCTCCAAATTGCTGCTTATTATCAGTTTCGT CCTGGTGCTGCTGGTTTTCCTGAACATGATGCTCTTCTATAAGCTGTGGATGCTGGAGTACTCCGCTCAGAGCCTAATGACCTGGCAAGGCCTACGTTTGGATGAGAG taaattACCACAGACGCAGGTGGAGTGGGCTCAACTTCTAGAGTCTCAGCAGCGCTTCCATGAAGCCGAACtacagaaatggagagagatcATCAAATCATCAGTTCTGCTGCTAGACCAG ATGAAGGACTCGTTACTGAGTCTGCAGAGAGGTGTAACTTTTAGAGACTATGGCTCAGACTCAGAAGAAAAGCGGACTCATTACCATTGA
- the gramd1bb gene encoding protein Aster-B isoform X7 — MVEKGSEHSDTSKSPSTPEQLVTRTYSAQSTRSSSKNSKSHKRLSKKSQSWYNVLSPTYKQRNEDFRKLFKQLPDTERLIVDYSCALQRDILLQGRLYLSENWICFYSNIFRWETLLTVRLKDICSMTKEKTARLIPNAIQVCTDTEKHFFTSFGARDRTYMMMFRLWQNALLDKPLCPKELWHFVHQCYGNELGLTSDDEDYVPPDDDFNTMGYSEEIPTEENEVSNDNSSKSSIENKQDSSPQSHKRSITHSTITSTPSSTDLPLSFGIAPEEYTDCLPDPELLTLPLLAVERSCESAEGQLGPVSSPSLDFNDNEDIPTELSDSSDTHDEEVEVQAFHDDLNGRQYINEVYKFSVDKMYSFLFTESQFMADFMEQRRFTDVVFQPWRKEEAGNQRREIMYTISLSNPLAPKTANVSETQTLYKASQENVCYIIDAEVVTHDVPYHDYFYTLNRYTLTRVAKNKCRLRVSTELRYRKQPWGLVKGFIEKNFWSGLEENFRSLELELTKAEDLLLEAHGPSPKTKALKNSTLRRRKRPLPHLRTPHLEETLSPVTTPTDEEVIHRIKHVSAGSTQTRHIPEHTLGGGAFCKISKLLLIISFVLVLLVFLNMMLFYKLWMLEYSAQSLMTWQGLRLDESKLPQTQVEWAQLLESQQRFHEAELQKWREIIKSSVLLLDQMKDSLLSLQRGVTFRDYGSDSEEKRTHYH; from the exons GTTCTCAGTCCCACCTACAAGCAGCGAAATGAAGACTTCAGGAAGCTCTTCAAACAGCTCCCAGATACGGAGCGCCTCATTGTGG ACTACTCCTGTGCTCTGCAGAGGGACATCCTCCTGCAGGGCAGACTCTACCTCTCAGAAAACTGGAtctgtttctatagcaacatcTTTCGCTGGGAGACACTA ctgacGGTGCGTCTGAAGGATATTTGCTCCATgacaaaagaaaagacagcaCGTCTCATTCCCAATGCCATCCAAGTGTGCACAGACACTGAGAAG CACTTTTTCACATCGTTCGGGGCGAGGGACAGGACATACATGATGATGTTCCGGCTCTGGCAGAATGCTCTGCTGGATAAG CCCCTGTGTCCTAAGGAACTGTGGCACTTTGTCCATCAGTGCTATGGTAATGAGCTCGGGCTGACCAGTGACGATGAGGACTACGTCCCCCCGGACGATGACTTTAACACTATGGG ttacTCTGAAGAGATCCCCACTGAAGAAAACGAGGTCAGTAATGATAACTCATCTAAGAGCAGCATAGAGAATAAGCAGGACAGCAGCCCTCAATCACACAAGAGATCAATCACCCACTCCACTATCACGTCCACGCCCAGCAGCACAGATCTGCCTCTGtct TTTGGCATTGCTCCTGAGGAGTACACAGACTGTCTGCCGGACCCGGAGCTCTTGACGTTGCCTCTGCTGGCTGTTGAGAGGAGCTGCGAGTCTGCAGAGGGACAGCTGGGTCCAGTGTCCTCACCCTCTCTCGACTTCAACGATAATGAAGACATACCGACTGAGCTCAGCGACTCTTCTGACACACACGATGAAG AAGTGGAGGTGCAGGCATTCCACGATGACCTTAACGGGCGTCAGTACATTAACGAGGTGTATAAGTTCAGCGTGGATAAGATGTACTCGTTCCTCTTCACCGAGTCGCAGTTCATGGCTGACTTCATGGAGCAGCGCAGATTCACAG atgtagtGTTTCAGCCATGGAGGAAAGAGGAAGCAGGGAACCAGAGGAGAGAGATCATGTACACCATCTCACTCTCCAACCCACTAGCTCCCAAAACAGCCAACGTCAGTGAGACTCAG ACTCTGTACAAAGCCAGCCAGGAGAACGTGTGTTACATCATCGATGCGGAAGTTGTCACTCATGATGTTCCTTATCATGACTATTTCTACACACTCAACCGCTACACACTCACCCGTGTGGCCAAGAACAAGTGTCGGCTCAG GGTTTCTACAGAGCTGCGCTACAGGAAGCAGCCATGGGGACTGGTGAAAGGTTTCATCGAGAAGAACTTCTGGAGTGGACTGGAGGAGAACTTCAGGAGCCTCG AACTTGAGCTGACGAAAGCTGAGGACCTCCTGTTAGAAGCACATGGGCCATCTCCGAAAACCAAAGCCCTGAAAAACTCCACCCTGAGGCGGAGAAAAAGGCCCCTCCCACACTTGCGCACACCTCACTTGGAGGAAACCCTTAGCCCTGTGACCACACCCACTGATGAGGAGGTCATTCATAGAATCAAACATGTATCAG CAGGCTCCACACAAACAAGACACATTCCTGAACACACCCTCGGGGGCGGAGCCTTCTGTAAAATCTCCAAATTGCTGCTTATTATCAGTTTCGT CCTGGTGCTGCTGGTTTTCCTGAACATGATGCTCTTCTATAAGCTGTGGATGCTGGAGTACTCCGCTCAGAGCCTAATGACCTGGCAAGGCCTACGTTTGGATGAGAG taaattACCACAGACGCAGGTGGAGTGGGCTCAACTTCTAGAGTCTCAGCAGCGCTTCCATGAAGCCGAACtacagaaatggagagagatcATCAAATCATCAGTTCTGCTGCTAGACCAG ATGAAGGACTCGTTACTGAGTCTGCAGAGAGGTGTAACTTTTAGAGACTATGGCTCAGACTCAGAAGAAAAGCGGACTCATTACCATTGA
- the LOC113534754 gene encoding uncharacterized protein LOC113534754 — translation MHRGISLHMTSRSKGLLEDIVSSLWELESARQRQERLVLGVLAAGDTEKEHETLKWQQKQLLDAPGGLMVVLQQQLSELTVDSNTEDNLDSVSSSGFYEQSEIQSPLRHSRSSPSLSFYSRRGRPVEDAYMLDWEGQRARPLRAFLPRSFSAPYPPLEGIAEGIEDAEDDDNGTLWSKGQTPNGEDVNGTDMGTITNLNEDGGHTGIHCDYQGPTVEVDEGPTAEDIQQAMRVETYILGLLQRYCLNQTPTSTEVLSSTPDCWQELHAFPPNYCEQPENSEWQQWELINDEKASQDRYYLGSEANRFSQACKDPGSSIESSTIIADIESHCLHHPCVSPSLTSESPKQDWEPTSLELAHQLPLARLYQEESWSSVRQRHVKTTSQSLSEGNFQSQGFTTKPEHGYHSLGRDMDMHCFNEDYMSSQRLWSSTADLNQEEKVTLLRAEERLLRDTHLPFHISPQSCTKYTEQGHHIGNETNTRGTQGDGSDSSLSETCSPGSSSRSSDSDESGGLVWPQQVPPCVPSFSQNTPTAMVRIKASHALKRKILRFRSGSLKVMTTV, via the exons ATGCACCGCGGAATTTCTCTCCACATGACAAGCCGCAGTAAGGGGCTCCTGGAGGACATCGTGTCCAGCCTGTGGGAGCTGGAGAGCGCCAGACAGAGGCAGGAGAGACTCGTGCTGGGCGTCCTGGCAGCCGGAGACACCGAGAAGGAGCACGAGACTCTGAAATGGCAGCAG AAGCAGCTCCTGGATGCCCCTGGTGGTCTGATGGTGGTACTGCAGCAGCAGCTCAGCGAGTTGACGGTGGACTCTAACACAGAAGACAACCTGGACAGTGTGTCTAGCTCAG GTTTTTACGAGCAGAGTGAGATTCAGTCCCCTTTAAGACACTCAAGATCTTCTCCCAGTCTTTCTTTCTACAGCCGCAGAGGCAGACCAGTGG AAGATGCCTACATGCTGGACTGGGAGGGTCAGAGGGCACGACCCTTGCGTGCTTTTCTGCCTCGTTCATTCTCTGCCCCCTACCCCCCTTTAGAGGGCATTGCAGAAGGAATTGAGGATGCCGAGGATGATGACAATGGAACTCTGTGGTCAAAAGGCCAAACTCCAAATGGAGAGGACGTGAATGGAACTGATATGGGTACCATTACGAATTTAAATGAGGATGGTGGCCACACTGGGATCCATTGTGATTATCAAGGTCCCACTGTGGAGGTGGATGAGGGCCCCACAGCAGAGGACATTCAGCAAGCAATGCGTGTGGAGACCTATATTTTGGGTCTTCTACAACGCTATTGCCTCAACCAAACTCCAACCTCTACAGAAGTCCTCAGTTCTACTCCTGATTGCTGGCAAGAACTGCATGCTTTCCCCCCCAACTACTGTGAACAACCTGAAAATTCAGAGTGGCAGCAATGGGAACTCATCAATGATGAAAAAGCATCGCAAGATAGATACTATCTGGGAAGTGAGGCTAATCGATTCTCACAGGCTTGTAAAGATCCAGGCTCCTCCATAGAGTCATCCACTATCATTGCTGATATAGAGTCACATTGTCTTCATCATCCCTGTGTTTCTCCATCTTTAACCTCTGAATCTCCCAAACAAGACTGGGAGCCTACATCTCTGGAactggcacatcaactgccctTAGCCAGACTGTATCAGGAGGAAAGCTGGTCATCAGTTAGGCAGAGGCATGTAAAGACAACCAGCCAGTCACTATCAGAAGGAAACTTTCAATCCCAAGGTTTTACCACCAAACCAGAGCATGGGTACCATTCACTGGGGCGGGATATGGATATGCACTGCTTCAATGAAGATTATATGTCCAGTCAGAGACTCTGGAGCTCCACGGCAGACCTCAATCAAGAAGAGAAGGTGACGTTGCTCAGAGCAGAGGAACGACTGTTGAGAGACACACACCTACCATTTCACATCAGCCCACAGTCTTGTACTAAGTACACTGAGCAGGGCCATCACATTGGGAATGAGACGAATACTAGAGGAACTCAAGGAGATGGATCTGACTCCAGTCTGAGTGAGACATGCTCTCCAGGGTCCAGCTCAAGGTCAAGTGACTCAGATGAAAGTGGGGGCCTTGTCTGGCCACAGCAAGTGCCCCCATGTGTGCCTTCTTTCTCCCAGAATACACCTACTGCCATGGTCAGGATAAAAGCCTCGCATGCACTAAAGAGGAAGATCCTGCGTTTCCGGTCAGGCTCGCTAAAGGTCATGACCACAGTCTAG
- the c5ar1 gene encoding C5a anaphylatoxin chemotactic receptor 1: MSDDDYYEPFNFNDTTNPCANAENCTLFDKTDPSVIGWRHWFALICYAVVFLLGVPGNGLVVWVTAFRMPRSVNAQWFLNLALADLLCCLSLPLLMVPLAQDMHWPFGPLACKILHGLLYMLMYCSVLILTVISVDRWLLVTRPAWCQNWRQPNLARWVCLGTWVLALIGTIPQFIHMEEEKQGTKKQCHGHYSSLLHAWALVVTRFLLGFLLPFLIISYSHWTVYQRAHQRSARRQSERSSRTLRVILAVVITFFLCWIPLHIMDTVILIWHKAVDNTRVNLQLAHVLALCLAYFNSCLNPLLYVCLGRGFRESLTKTLKSVLNFASEEPTRAPTLTMNTKSTTDTNY; this comes from the coding sequence ATGAGTGACGACGATTATTACGAACCATTTAATTTCAACGACACAACAAACCCATGTGCCAATGCAGAAAACTGTACGCTCTTTGACAAGACTGATCCATCCGTGATTGGCTGGCGTCACTGGTTTGCGCTGATCTGCTATGCAGTCGTCTTCTTGTTGGGTGTCCCTGGCAACGGTCTGGTTGTCTGGGTGACAGCATTCAGGATGCCCCGTTCAGTTAATGCCCAGTGGTTTCTGAACCTGGCCTTGGCTGACCTGCTGTGCTGTTTATCCCTACCCCTGCTCATGGTACCATTGGCTCAAGATATGCACTGGCCCTTTGGACCATTAGCCTGCAAAATACTGCATGGCCTACTGTATATGCTCATGTACTGCAGCGTGCTGATATTAACGGTCATCAGTGTGGACCGCTGGCTCCTAGTGACTCGGCCTGCTTGGTGCCAGAACTGGAGGCAGCCGAACTTGGCTCGCTGGGTCTGTCTGGGTACCTGGGTGCTGGCACTCATTGGCACCATTCCCCAGTTCATTCACATGGAAGAAGAGAAGCAGGGGACGAAGAAACAGTGTCACGGCCATTACTCCAGCCTGCTGCATGCCTGGGCCTTGGTTGTGACACGCTTCCTGCTTGGTTTTCTGCTGCCGTTCCTGATAATCTCTTACAGCCACTGGACAGTGTACCAGAGGGCACACCAAAGGTCAGCGAGGAGGCAAAGCGAGAGGTCATCACGGACCTTGCGTGTCATCCTAGCTGTAGTGATCACCTTCTTCCTGTGCTGGATTCCCTTGCATATCATGGACACTGTTATTCTGATCTGGCACAAGGCAGTGGATAACACAAGGGTAAATCTTCAACTGGCTCATGTATTAGCTCTCTGCCTAGCCTACTTCAACAGCTGCTTGAACCCACTGCTCTATGTTTGCCTGGGCCGTGGCTTTAGGGAGAGCTTGACCAAGACGCTGAAGAGTGTACTCAACTTTGCTTCTGAAGAGCCGACCCGAGCACCCACTCTGACAATGAACACCAAGAGTACCACCGACACAAACTACTGA